A window of the Tursiops truncatus isolate mTurTru1 chromosome 14, mTurTru1.mat.Y, whole genome shotgun sequence genome harbors these coding sequences:
- the LIMS1 gene encoding LIM and senescent cell antigen-like-containing domain protein 1 isoform X4, protein MALPGPRPAAIPEGEEVPPAACNGEHRAPCGQDERAVSRLQRRHSDVRVYKEFCDFYIKSNMANALANASCERCRGGFAPAEKIVNSNGELYHEQCFVCAQCFQQFPEGLFYEFEGRKYCEHDFQMLFAPCCHQCGEFIIGRVIKAMNNSWHPECFRCDLCQGVLADIGFVKSAGRHLCRPCHNREKARGLGKYICQKCHAIIDEQPLIFKNDPYHPDHFNCANCGKELTADARELKGELYCLPCHDKMGVPICGACRRPIEGRVVNAMGKQWHVEHFVCAKCEKPFLGHRHYERKGLAYCETHYNQLFGDVCFHCNRVIEGDGISLWSLT, encoded by the exons ATGGCACTCCCGGGCCCGCGCCCCGCTGCCATCCCGGAGGGCGAGGAGGTACCCCCGGCGGCCTGTAACGGGGAACACCGGGCGCCCTGCGGCCAGGATGAGAGGGCCGTGTCCAGGCTGCAGCGCAGGCACAGCGACGTCAGGGTCTACAAGGAGTTTTGTGACTTCTACATCAAATC CAACATGGCCAATGCCCTGGCCAACGCCAGCTGTGAGCGCTGCCGGGGAGGCTTCGCGCCCGCCGAGAAGATCGTCAATAGCAACGGCGAACTGTACCACGAGCAGTGCTTCGTGTGCGCCCAGTGCTTCCAGCAGTTCCCCGAGGGCCTCTTCTATGAG TTTGAAGGAAGGAAGTACTGTGAACATGACTTTCAGATGCTCTTTGCTCCCTGCTGTCACCAGTGTG GGGAATTCATCATCGGCCGAGTGATCAAAGCCATGAACAACAGCTGGCACCCCGAGTGCTTCCGCTGTGACCTCTGCCAGGGGGTCCTGGCAGACATCGGGTTTGTCAAGAGCGCCGGGAG ACATCTGTGTCGCCCCTGCCATAACCGAGAGAAGGCCCGAGGCCTCGGCAAGTACATCTGCCAGAAGTGCCACGCCATCATCGACGAGCAGCCTCTGATATTCAAGAACGACCCCTACCACCCAGACCACTTCAACTGTGCCAACTGCGG GAAGGAGCTGACCGCCGACGCCCGGGAGCTGAAGGGGGAGCTGTACTGCTTGCCGTGCCACGACAAGATGGGGGTCCCCATCTGTGGCGCCTGCCGCCGGCCCATCGAAGGGCGCGTGGTGAACGCCATGGGCAAGCAGTGGCACGTGGAG CATTTTGTTTGTGCCAAGTGTGAGAAACCGTTTCTCGGACATCGCCATTACGAGAGGAAGGGCCTGGCGTACTGTGAAACCCACTACAACCAG ctaTTTGGTGATGTTTGTTTCCACTGCAACCGTGTTATAGAAGGTGATG
- the LIMS1 gene encoding LIM and senescent cell antigen-like-containing domain protein 1 isoform X6, whose protein sequence is MALPGPRPAAIPEGEEVPPAACNGEHRAPCGQDERAVSRLQRRHSDVRVYKEFCDFYIKSNMANALANASCERCRGGFAPAEKIVNSNGELYHEQCFVCAQCFQQFPEGLFYEFEGRKYCEHDFQMLFAPCCHQCGEFIIGRVIKAMNNSWHPECFRCDLCQGVLADIGFVKSAGRHLCRPCHNREKARGLGKYICQKCHAIIDEQPLIFKNDPYHPDHFNCANCGKELTADARELKGELYCLPCHDKMGVPICGACRRPIEGRVVNAMGKQWHVEHFVCAKCEKPFLGHRHYERKGLAYCETHYNQLFGDVCFHCNRVIEGDVVSALNKAWCVHCFSCSTCSAKLTLKDKFVEIDLKPVCKHCYEKMPEEFKRRLAKREREAKDKDKQKKKKPVCL, encoded by the exons ATGGCACTCCCGGGCCCGCGCCCCGCTGCCATCCCGGAGGGCGAGGAGGTACCCCCGGCGGCCTGTAACGGGGAACACCGGGCGCCCTGCGGCCAGGATGAGAGGGCCGTGTCCAGGCTGCAGCGCAGGCACAGCGACGTCAGGGTCTACAAGGAGTTTTGTGACTTCTACATCAAATC CAACATGGCCAATGCCCTGGCCAACGCCAGCTGTGAGCGCTGCCGGGGAGGCTTCGCGCCCGCCGAGAAGATCGTCAATAGCAACGGCGAACTGTACCACGAGCAGTGCTTCGTGTGCGCCCAGTGCTTCCAGCAGTTCCCCGAGGGCCTCTTCTATGAG TTTGAAGGAAGGAAGTACTGTGAACATGACTTTCAGATGCTCTTTGCTCCCTGCTGTCACCAGTGTG GGGAATTCATCATCGGCCGAGTGATCAAAGCCATGAACAACAGCTGGCACCCCGAGTGCTTCCGCTGTGACCTCTGCCAGGGGGTCCTGGCAGACATCGGGTTTGTCAAGAGCGCCGGGAG ACATCTGTGTCGCCCCTGCCATAACCGAGAGAAGGCCCGAGGCCTCGGCAAGTACATCTGCCAGAAGTGCCACGCCATCATCGACGAGCAGCCTCTGATATTCAAGAACGACCCCTACCACCCAGACCACTTCAACTGTGCCAACTGCGG GAAGGAGCTGACCGCCGACGCCCGGGAGCTGAAGGGGGAGCTGTACTGCTTGCCGTGCCACGACAAGATGGGGGTCCCCATCTGTGGCGCCTGCCGCCGGCCCATCGAAGGGCGCGTGGTGAACGCCATGGGCAAGCAGTGGCACGTGGAG CATTTTGTTTGTGCCAAGTGTGAGAAACCGTTTCTCGGACATCGCCATTACGAGAGGAAGGGCCTGGCGTACTGTGAAACCCACTACAACCAG ctaTTTGGTGATGTTTGTTTCCACTGCAACCGTGTTATAGAAGGTGATG TGGTCTCCGCCCTCAACAAGGCCTGGTGCGTGCACTGCTTCTCCTGCTCCACCTGCAGCGCCAAGTTAACGCTCAA GGATAAGTTTGTTGAAATTGATCTAAAACCAGTCTGCAAACACTGTTATGAGAAAATGCCAGAAGAATTTAAGAGGCGACTTGCCAAACGGGAGAGAGAAGCAAAGGATAAGgacaagcagaaaaagaaaaagccagtcTGTTTGTAA
- the LIMS1 gene encoding LIM and senescent cell antigen-like-containing domain protein 1 isoform X1 gives MALPGPRPAAIPEGEEVPPAACNGEHRAPCGQDERAVSRLQRRHSDVRVYKEFCDFYIKSNMANALANASCERCRGGFAPAEKIVNSNGELYHEQCFVCAQCFQQFPEGLFYEFEGRKYCEHDFQMLFAPCCHQCGEFIIGRVIKAMNNSWHPECFRCDLCQGVLADIGFVKSAGRHLCRPCHNREKARGLGKYICQKCHAIIDEQPLIFKNDPYHPDHFNCANCGKELTADARELKGELYCLPCHDKMGVPICGACRRPIEGRVVNAMGKQWHVEHFVCAKCEKPFLGHRHYERKGLAYCETHYNQLFGDVCFHCNRVIEGDVVSALNKAWCVHCFSCSTCSAKLTLKNKFVEFDMKPVCKKCYEKFPLELKKRLKKLAETLGRK, from the exons ATGGCACTCCCGGGCCCGCGCCCCGCTGCCATCCCGGAGGGCGAGGAGGTACCCCCGGCGGCCTGTAACGGGGAACACCGGGCGCCCTGCGGCCAGGATGAGAGGGCCGTGTCCAGGCTGCAGCGCAGGCACAGCGACGTCAGGGTCTACAAGGAGTTTTGTGACTTCTACATCAAATC CAACATGGCCAATGCCCTGGCCAACGCCAGCTGTGAGCGCTGCCGGGGAGGCTTCGCGCCCGCCGAGAAGATCGTCAATAGCAACGGCGAACTGTACCACGAGCAGTGCTTCGTGTGCGCCCAGTGCTTCCAGCAGTTCCCCGAGGGCCTCTTCTATGAG TTTGAAGGAAGGAAGTACTGTGAACATGACTTTCAGATGCTCTTTGCTCCCTGCTGTCACCAGTGTG GGGAATTCATCATCGGCCGAGTGATCAAAGCCATGAACAACAGCTGGCACCCCGAGTGCTTCCGCTGTGACCTCTGCCAGGGGGTCCTGGCAGACATCGGGTTTGTCAAGAGCGCCGGGAG ACATCTGTGTCGCCCCTGCCATAACCGAGAGAAGGCCCGAGGCCTCGGCAAGTACATCTGCCAGAAGTGCCACGCCATCATCGACGAGCAGCCTCTGATATTCAAGAACGACCCCTACCACCCAGACCACTTCAACTGTGCCAACTGCGG GAAGGAGCTGACCGCCGACGCCCGGGAGCTGAAGGGGGAGCTGTACTGCTTGCCGTGCCACGACAAGATGGGGGTCCCCATCTGTGGCGCCTGCCGCCGGCCCATCGAAGGGCGCGTGGTGAACGCCATGGGCAAGCAGTGGCACGTGGAG CATTTTGTTTGTGCCAAGTGTGAGAAACCGTTTCTCGGACATCGCCATTACGAGAGGAAGGGCCTGGCGTACTGTGAAACCCACTACAACCAG ctaTTTGGTGATGTTTGTTTCCACTGCAACCGTGTTATAGAAGGTGATG TGGTCTCCGCCCTCAACAAGGCCTGGTGCGTGCACTGCTTCTCCTGCTCCACCTGCAGCGCCAAGTTAACGCTCAA